One Synechococcus sp. CC9605 genomic window carries:
- a CDS encoding ABC transporter ATP-binding protein produces the protein MAALRLDLIGRYLRPHRRTVLLGAIALVVVNVLRVTIPMEVRSVVDELQEGFSYAGVLRQAGWVVLLASTMCVIRLASRQLIFGVGRQVEVDLRQRLFEHMLRQEPDWIQIKGSGEVISRATSDVENIRRLLGFAILSLTNTLLAYALTLPAMLAIDPWLTMAAVGLYPVMLISVRLFGGRMMRQKREQQEELSALSNLIQEDLSGIGAIKIYGQEEAEQEAFATRNRRYRDSAIRLAKTQSTLFPLLQGISSLSVLLLLAIGSGQLEAGRLSIGALVALILYVEQLVFPTALLGFTLNTFQTGQVSLERVEELLKREPKIKDPDPSDVQSHPPTKRRGRFEAHGLTVHYEGAEQNTLNGLSFCIEPGELVAVVGAVGCGKTTLARAFGRMVPLEPGQLFLDGVDVTQMPLKSLRRDVAIVPQEGFLFTSTLADNLRYGEPEASDQRVEMAADQARLADDVKGFPDGFGTIVGERGITLSGGQRQRTALGRALLMSAPVLVLDDALASVDNNTAAAILDSIRAQDDRTIVMISHQLSAAAACDRILVMENGRIVQQGHHNALIHQPGVYKRLWERQQASQQLDALAS, from the coding sequence ATGGCCGCCCTTCGTCTCGACCTGATCGGCCGCTATCTGCGTCCCCACCGCCGCACGGTGCTGCTGGGCGCCATCGCCTTGGTGGTGGTCAACGTTCTACGGGTCACGATCCCGATGGAAGTGCGCAGCGTTGTGGACGAGCTGCAGGAGGGATTCAGTTACGCCGGCGTGCTTCGCCAGGCGGGATGGGTTGTGCTGCTTGCCAGCACCATGTGTGTGATCCGGCTGGCCTCACGACAACTCATCTTCGGCGTGGGTCGCCAGGTGGAAGTGGATCTGCGTCAGCGCTTGTTCGAGCACATGCTGCGCCAGGAACCCGATTGGATTCAGATCAAGGGCAGCGGTGAAGTGATCAGTCGCGCCACCAGCGATGTGGAAAACATCCGACGCCTGCTTGGCTTCGCGATTCTCAGCCTCACCAACACGCTGCTGGCCTATGCGCTGACGCTGCCGGCGATGTTGGCGATCGATCCGTGGCTAACCATGGCCGCCGTTGGTCTCTACCCCGTGATGCTTATCTCAGTGCGCCTGTTCGGCGGGCGCATGATGCGTCAGAAGCGTGAGCAACAGGAAGAACTCTCCGCCCTCAGCAACCTGATTCAGGAGGATCTCTCGGGAATCGGGGCCATCAAGATCTACGGCCAGGAGGAAGCGGAACAAGAGGCATTCGCCACACGCAACCGCCGCTACCGCGACAGCGCCATCCGGCTGGCGAAAACCCAAAGCACCCTGTTTCCACTGCTGCAGGGCATTTCCTCCCTCTCTGTTCTTTTGCTGCTGGCCATCGGCAGCGGCCAGCTCGAAGCCGGTCGTCTGAGCATTGGGGCACTGGTGGCCCTGATCCTCTACGTGGAGCAGCTTGTCTTCCCAACGGCTCTGCTGGGATTCACGCTCAACACCTTCCAGACCGGCCAGGTGAGCCTCGAGCGGGTGGAGGAGTTGCTGAAACGGGAACCAAAGATCAAAGACCCGGATCCCTCTGATGTTCAGTCCCATCCACCGACCAAACGCCGTGGGCGTTTTGAAGCCCACGGCCTGACGGTGCATTACGAGGGTGCTGAACAGAACACCCTGAATGGCTTGAGCTTCTGCATCGAGCCAGGGGAGTTGGTGGCTGTGGTGGGGGCCGTGGGCTGCGGCAAGACGACGCTGGCTCGGGCCTTCGGTCGCATGGTTCCACTCGAACCCGGACAGCTGTTCCTGGATGGCGTGGATGTCACCCAGATGCCCCTGAAGTCGTTGCGCCGTGATGTGGCGATCGTTCCTCAGGAGGGCTTTCTGTTTACCAGCACCCTGGCGGACAACCTCCGCTATGGCGAGCCTGAGGCCAGTGATCAGCGGGTTGAAATGGCGGCCGACCAAGCCCGCCTGGCTGATGACGTGAAGGGCTTCCCCGATGGTTTCGGAACCATCGTTGGGGAACGCGGCATCACGTTGAGTGGTGGTCAGCGTCAGCGCACAGCCCTGGGCCGGGCCTTGCTGATGTCGGCGCCGGTGTTGGTTCTCGACGACGCCTTGGCCAGCGTCGACAACAACACAGCAGCGGCGATTCTGGATTCGATCCGTGCTCAGGATGATCGAACCATCGTGATGATCAGCCATCAACTTTCAGCCGCAGCGGCCTGTGATCGCATCCTGGTGATGGAAAACGGACGGATCGTTCAACAGGGACACCACAACGCCTTGATTCATCAGCCGGGTGTCTACAAACGTCTCTGGGAGCGTCAGCAGGCTTCGCAACAGCTGGATGCGTTGGCTTCCTGA
- the trpD gene encoding anthranilate phosphoribosyltransferase, which translates to MSLDPRSWSGCLEHLLQGNNLSSDDATALMRAWLAEQLEPVQTGAFLAGLRAKGMVADELAAMAAVLREACPLPCSRPDLAMVDTCGTGGDGADTFNISTAVAFTAAACGVNVAKHGNRSASGKVGSADVLEGLGLNLKAPLNKVVEALPGTGVTFLFAPAWHPALVNLAPLRRSLGVRTVFNLLGPLVNPLQPQAQVLGVARPELLDPMAGALQQLGLSRAVVVHGAGGLDEASLAGPNTLRLIESGGITTKDVSPEDLGLKCAGLDQLRGGDCAVNQQILQNVLQGQGSQAQTEVVAFNTALVLWAAGLQGELPAAVAQALAVLNQGKAWDKLVALRDALSDGDGE; encoded by the coding sequence ATGTCCTTAGACCCCCGTTCCTGGTCCGGTTGCTTGGAGCATCTGCTGCAGGGCAACAACCTCAGCTCAGACGATGCCACTGCCCTGATGCGTGCCTGGCTGGCTGAACAGCTCGAGCCTGTGCAGACCGGGGCGTTCCTGGCTGGTCTGAGGGCCAAGGGGATGGTGGCCGATGAGCTGGCTGCCATGGCGGCTGTCCTGCGCGAGGCCTGCCCCCTTCCCTGCTCCCGGCCCGATCTGGCCATGGTCGACACCTGCGGTACCGGTGGTGACGGTGCCGACACCTTCAATATCTCCACGGCTGTCGCCTTCACCGCCGCGGCTTGCGGGGTCAACGTGGCCAAGCACGGCAACCGCAGCGCCAGCGGCAAAGTCGGCTCAGCCGATGTGCTTGAGGGGCTCGGTCTCAACCTCAAGGCTCCGTTGAACAAGGTGGTGGAGGCTTTGCCGGGCACCGGTGTCACCTTCCTGTTCGCTCCCGCCTGGCACCCAGCTCTTGTGAATTTGGCGCCGCTGCGACGCAGCCTGGGGGTGCGCACGGTGTTCAATTTGCTCGGCCCCCTGGTCAACCCGCTGCAGCCCCAGGCGCAGGTTCTTGGCGTGGCCCGACCGGAGCTTCTCGATCCCATGGCGGGAGCTCTGCAGCAATTGGGCTTGAGCCGTGCGGTTGTGGTTCATGGTGCTGGGGGCCTCGATGAGGCTTCCTTGGCGGGTCCCAATACCTTGCGGCTGATTGAATCCGGGGGCATCACCACAAAAGATGTGTCTCCTGAAGACCTGGGACTGAAATGTGCCGGTCTCGATCAGCTGCGTGGTGGCGACTGCGCTGTGAACCAGCAGATCCTTCAGAACGTTCTGCAGGGACAGGGTTCCCAGGCGCAAACGGAGGTGGTGGCCTTCAACACAGCACTGGTGCTCTGGGCTGCCGGGCTGCAAGGCGAGCTGCCGGCTGCTGTTGCTCAGGCTCTGGCTGTTCTCAACCAGGGCAAGGCCTGGGACAAGCTTGTCGCTCTGCGGGATGCCCTGTCCGACGGAGATGGAGAATGA
- the carA gene encoding glutamine-hydrolyzing carbamoyl-phosphate synthase small subunit has product MTCGGPSMPDSPSDKAYLVLADGTVLTGVGFGHRGTTIGEVVFNTGMTGYQEVLTDPSYAGQLVSFTYPELGNTGVNADDQEADRPHARGVIARQLVPLPSNWRCEQTLESWMQTHQLVGISGLDTRALVRHLREVGAMNGVISSDGQTPAQLLELLKQAPSMQGLNLADRVTTKQPYQWNQACSVGFDQRLQRRSDAPFRVVAIDFGIKRAILDRLVAHGCDVTVLPADTDLATVRSHRPDGVFLSNGPGDPAAVSQGIALAKSLLDESDLPLFGICLGHQILGLALGGETFKLPYGHRGLNHPCGTTGQVEITSQNHGFALSADSLDQGVVDVTHFNLNDRTVAAIAHRQKPVFGVQYHPEASPGPHDADHHFGRFVTLMADRR; this is encoded by the coding sequence ATGACCTGCGGCGGCCCTTCGATGCCCGATTCCCCATCAGACAAGGCTTATCTCGTCCTTGCCGATGGCACGGTTCTCACCGGTGTCGGCTTCGGCCATCGCGGCACCACCATCGGTGAGGTGGTGTTCAACACCGGCATGACCGGATATCAGGAGGTGTTAACGGACCCCTCCTACGCCGGGCAGCTGGTGAGCTTCACCTATCCCGAACTTGGCAACACTGGGGTCAATGCTGACGACCAGGAAGCTGATCGCCCCCATGCCCGTGGCGTGATTGCTCGGCAGCTGGTCCCATTGCCCAGCAACTGGCGCTGTGAACAGACCCTTGAGAGCTGGATGCAGACCCATCAGCTGGTGGGCATCAGCGGTTTGGACACCCGCGCTTTGGTGCGGCATCTGCGTGAAGTTGGGGCGATGAATGGTGTGATCAGCAGTGATGGCCAGACCCCGGCGCAGTTGCTGGAGCTCCTGAAGCAGGCCCCGTCGATGCAGGGTCTGAACTTGGCGGACCGCGTCACCACCAAGCAGCCTTACCAGTGGAACCAGGCCTGCTCTGTGGGCTTCGATCAACGCTTGCAGCGCCGCAGCGACGCGCCCTTCCGCGTTGTCGCCATCGATTTCGGCATCAAGCGCGCCATTCTCGATCGCCTCGTTGCCCACGGCTGTGATGTCACGGTTCTGCCGGCAGACACGGATCTGGCCACGGTTCGCTCCCATCGCCCGGATGGTGTCTTCCTGTCCAACGGCCCTGGCGACCCGGCGGCTGTGAGCCAGGGCATTGCTCTGGCCAAGTCATTGCTGGACGAGTCCGATCTGCCGCTGTTCGGGATCTGTCTGGGGCATCAGATTCTTGGTTTGGCCCTCGGTGGCGAGACCTTCAAGCTCCCCTATGGCCATCGTGGTTTGAACCACCCCTGTGGCACCACAGGCCAGGTTGAGATCACCAGTCAGAACCACGGTTTTGCCCTGTCCGCCGACTCCCTGGACCAAGGCGTCGTGGACGTCACCCATTTCAATCTGAACGACCGCACCGTGGCGGCGATTGCTCACCGCCAGAAGCCCGTTTTCGGGGTGCAATACCACCCGGAAGCCAGTCCGGGCCCCCATGATGCGGATCATCATTTCGGCCGCTTTGTGACGCTGATGGCCGATCGCCGTTGA
- a CDS encoding STAS domain-containing protein — protein sequence MMPGGLDPISELQRLTVSLRGGFEQKDGCLVFHFTGQLDAYSEKQFMEYVVDVLKANKLSAVLDLSKIDFLDSSGLGALVQLAKQCTDSKRSFLLVGNTRVSQTVKLVRLEEFLHLVEDLPTALNQLAA from the coding sequence ATGATGCCTGGGGGGCTTGATCCCATCAGCGAACTGCAGCGACTGACCGTCTCTCTCCGGGGCGGATTCGAACAGAAAGATGGCTGTTTGGTGTTTCATTTCACCGGCCAGTTGGATGCGTACTCCGAGAAGCAGTTCATGGAGTACGTGGTTGATGTCTTGAAAGCCAACAAGCTTTCGGCTGTTCTTGACCTCAGCAAGATCGATTTCCTGGATTCATCCGGTCTTGGTGCCCTGGTGCAGCTGGCCAAGCAATGCACGGATTCCAAGCGGTCTTTCTTGCTGGTTGGGAACACCAGGGTGTCGCAGACCGTGAAGTTGGTGCGTCTTGAGGAGTTTCTCCATCTAGTGGAGGATCTTCCGACAGCTCTGAACCAGCTGGCCGCTTGA
- a CDS encoding Mini-ribonuclease 3 → MSDWIRNQGPSGIYEPLGPLQLAWIGDAVWELHQRLRHGARPGRSDQLHRAVVADVRADAQSRLLSWLEAHELLSSEELDLVRRGRNSAGRGPRRADAAVYGRATGFETMVGWLFLNKPARLAELFDHLEQAGSNP, encoded by the coding sequence TTGAGCGACTGGATACGCAACCAGGGTCCCAGCGGCATCTACGAACCGTTGGGACCACTGCAACTGGCTTGGATTGGCGATGCCGTCTGGGAGCTGCACCAACGGCTGCGCCATGGAGCAAGGCCTGGGCGCTCTGATCAATTGCACCGGGCTGTGGTGGCCGATGTTCGTGCTGATGCCCAGTCCCGCCTGCTGAGCTGGTTGGAAGCCCATGAACTTCTCAGTTCAGAGGAACTCGACCTGGTGCGTCGCGGCCGCAACAGTGCCGGTCGGGGTCCACGGCGTGCGGACGCTGCGGTTTATGGGAGGGCCACAGGATTTGAGACAATGGTGGGCTGGCTGTTTCTGAACAAACCAGCCCGGCTTGCGGAGCTCTTCGATCACCTGGAGCAAGCCGGATCCAACCCATAA
- the rlmB gene encoding 23S rRNA (guanosine(2251)-2'-O)-methyltransferase RlmB has translation MSPRFERRSSGPSRDGRSGPGGGGGGRPPGGRPASGRASAGRSSMGRSDSGRPMPSNRRFDGGRSPYAKPGRDGGGYRERRAPRDGEWDQSRGGDRPGNRFAERSGDRPGYRFKERSGGRFGDRPSDRSGERFGDRPKERFGNRSRSFDRDQNASRSGSQNERSGPGRFRDRNDRYGDRRRSGDERRQPSQRSRSRFDEARPQRPDAAPEAAAATPPADDLIWGRHATQAALEAGRPIHRIWCTAEMRSASKFLQLLRDAKASGVLVEEVTWARLGQITGGSVHQGIALQTAAAETLDLDSLIEGCSDLGEPPLLVALDGVTDPHNLGAVVRSAEAMGAHGVVIPQRRSAGLTGSAAKVAAGALEHLPVARVVNLNRSLEKLKDAGYRVVGLAAEGDVTLTDVDLSGPMVLVTGSEDQGLSLMTRRHCDQLVRIPLRGITPSLNASVATALCVYEVARRNWMKDIHGQAPSPPIRRPKLAGAESPVEAIEASETAVLSKQPAVSEQPEAPVEKAPEQRIELDLNPSKPDAALSFDQNIQLSP, from the coding sequence ATGAGCCCTCGCTTTGAACGCCGCTCCAGCGGCCCATCCCGCGATGGACGTTCGGGGCCAGGGGGAGGTGGGGGCGGTCGACCACCAGGAGGAAGGCCGGCGAGTGGACGAGCATCCGCTGGCCGCTCCTCGATGGGGCGATCTGATAGCGGTCGCCCCATGCCCAGCAACCGTCGTTTCGATGGTGGTCGTTCCCCTTACGCCAAACCAGGGCGTGATGGCGGCGGTTATCGCGAACGACGCGCTCCACGGGATGGAGAGTGGGACCAGTCGCGAGGTGGTGACCGGCCCGGTAACCGCTTTGCTGAGCGTTCCGGTGATCGACCCGGTTATCGGTTTAAGGAGCGGTCTGGGGGTCGTTTCGGTGATCGACCAAGTGATCGATCCGGAGAACGTTTCGGTGATCGCCCGAAAGAGCGGTTCGGCAACCGTTCCCGTTCCTTCGACCGAGATCAGAACGCTTCCCGTTCGGGCTCTCAAAACGAACGCTCAGGGCCTGGACGTTTTCGCGATCGCAACGATCGGTACGGCGACCGCCGTCGCTCCGGGGATGAGCGGCGCCAACCGTCCCAGCGCTCCAGATCTCGCTTTGACGAGGCTCGTCCTCAGCGGCCGGATGCAGCACCGGAGGCTGCAGCGGCCACTCCGCCAGCGGACGATCTGATTTGGGGGCGTCATGCCACCCAGGCCGCCTTGGAGGCCGGACGCCCCATCCATCGCATTTGGTGCACTGCGGAGATGCGCAGTGCCTCCAAATTCCTCCAGCTCCTGCGCGATGCCAAGGCTTCGGGGGTTCTCGTGGAAGAGGTGACCTGGGCCAGGCTCGGACAGATCACAGGTGGGTCCGTTCACCAGGGCATCGCCCTGCAGACGGCGGCGGCGGAGACCCTTGATCTCGACAGCCTCATCGAGGGCTGCTCGGATCTGGGGGAACCCCCCTTGTTGGTGGCTTTGGACGGTGTCACCGACCCCCACAACCTCGGGGCGGTTGTTCGTTCCGCTGAGGCCATGGGAGCCCACGGTGTTGTGATCCCCCAGCGCCGCAGTGCTGGCTTGACCGGTTCCGCTGCCAAGGTGGCGGCTGGAGCCCTGGAACACCTGCCTGTGGCCCGCGTGGTCAACCTCAATCGGTCCCTGGAAAAGCTCAAAGACGCCGGCTACAGGGTGGTGGGTCTTGCCGCAGAAGGGGATGTGACCCTCACCGATGTTGACCTCAGTGGGCCGATGGTGCTGGTCACCGGATCCGAGGACCAGGGCCTGTCGCTGATGACCCGGCGCCATTGCGACCAGTTGGTTCGCATCCCGCTGCGGGGCATCACACCGAGCCTCAATGCCTCTGTCGCCACAGCCCTTTGCGTGTACGAGGTGGCCCGGCGCAACTGGATGAAGGACATTCACGGCCAAGCACCGTCGCCGCCGATTAGGAGGCCCAAACTTGCGGGTGCTGAATCGCCTGTTGAGGCAATTGAGGCGTCTGAGACGGCTGTTTTGTCTAAACAGCCTGCTGTCTCTGAACAGCCTGAAGCTCCTGTGGAGAAGGCCCCGGAACAGCGGATTGAACTGGATCTGAACCCATCGAAGCCGGATGCTGCTTTGTCGTTCGATCAGAACATCCAGCTATCTCCCTGA
- a CDS encoding DUF1816 domain-containing protein yields the protein MSPLIRPLRSLANGFGVAWWARVHTSGPDVTYWFGPFITRKGLETELSSFLDDVKSEQPQSISHSLLRTRRSEPLTISAEGRSCC from the coding sequence ATGAGTCCCCTGATTCGGCCGCTGCGCAGCCTTGCCAATGGCTTTGGAGTCGCTTGGTGGGCGCGTGTTCATACCTCAGGCCCTGATGTGACCTATTGGTTCGGTCCCTTCATCACCCGCAAGGGGCTGGAGACCGAGCTCAGCTCCTTCCTGGACGACGTTAAGTCGGAGCAACCCCAGTCGATCAGCCATTCCCTGCTGCGGACTCGGCGCTCCGAGCCCCTCACTATCTCAGCTGAGGGCCGATCCTGCTGCTGA
- the gatA gene encoding Asp-tRNA(Asn)/Glu-tRNA(Gln) amidotransferase subunit GatA translates to MDRRDMTISAWRQQLQSGEVSSRELVDQHLKRLESSEPSLNAFVEVTADQARAEASRIDEARAAGEALGPLAGLPLAIKDNLCTKGVRTTCSSRMLEQFVPPYESTVTERLWQAGGVLVGKTNLDEFAMGGSTETSAFGATQNPWNTAHVPGGSSGGSAAAVAAGSCVASLGSDTGGSIRQPASFCGVVGLKPTYGRVSRWGLVAFASSLDQVGPFAGSVADVAELLQVIAGPDPRDSTCLDAAVPVFSDGLSQSIKGLKVGLIKECFDAEGLDPEVKASVQASAAQLEALGAELVEVSCPRFNDGIATYYVIAPSEASANLARYDGVKYGFRAEDAESLAAMTARSRAEAFGAEVQRRILIGTYALSAGYVDAYYKKAQQVRTLIRRDFDAAFKSVDVLLTPTAPSTAFKAGAHADDPLAMYLADLLTIPVNLAGLPAISVPCGFSAAGLPIGMQLIGNVLDEPRLLQVAHQYEQAAQVFASRPEAALVP, encoded by the coding sequence ATGGATCGCAGGGACATGACGATCAGCGCGTGGCGTCAGCAACTGCAGAGCGGCGAGGTTTCCTCCCGCGAGCTCGTTGATCAGCACCTCAAGCGGCTAGAAAGTTCTGAGCCTTCGCTGAACGCTTTTGTTGAAGTCACGGCCGATCAGGCCCGTGCTGAAGCGTCCCGCATTGATGAAGCCCGGGCCGCCGGAGAGGCGCTTGGCCCCCTGGCGGGATTGCCACTGGCGATCAAGGACAACCTCTGCACCAAAGGTGTTCGCACCACCTGTTCCAGCCGCATGCTCGAGCAGTTCGTGCCGCCCTACGAATCCACGGTCACCGAGCGGCTCTGGCAAGCCGGAGGTGTGTTGGTGGGCAAGACAAATCTGGATGAGTTCGCCATGGGTGGCTCAACCGAAACGTCCGCGTTCGGTGCCACACAGAACCCCTGGAACACCGCCCATGTGCCGGGTGGAAGCTCCGGTGGCAGCGCAGCGGCTGTCGCCGCCGGCAGTTGCGTCGCTTCCCTTGGTTCCGACACCGGTGGTTCCATCCGCCAACCGGCATCCTTCTGTGGAGTGGTGGGCCTCAAGCCCACCTATGGACGCGTCAGCCGTTGGGGTCTGGTGGCCTTTGCCAGTTCCCTCGATCAGGTGGGTCCATTCGCCGGCAGCGTTGCTGATGTGGCCGAACTGCTTCAGGTGATCGCCGGGCCCGACCCCCGCGATTCCACTTGTCTTGATGCGGCGGTTCCTGTTTTCAGCGACGGCCTAAGCCAGTCCATTAAGGGCCTTAAGGTGGGCTTGATTAAGGAGTGCTTCGACGCCGAAGGCCTCGATCCTGAGGTGAAAGCATCGGTGCAGGCCTCTGCTGCCCAGCTTGAGGCTCTTGGTGCTGAACTGGTGGAGGTGAGCTGCCCCCGGTTCAACGACGGCATCGCCACTTACTACGTGATCGCCCCATCGGAGGCGTCCGCCAATCTGGCGCGATACGACGGTGTCAAATATGGCTTCCGTGCCGAAGATGCCGAGAGCCTTGCCGCGATGACGGCGCGAAGCCGAGCTGAAGCATTTGGCGCTGAAGTGCAACGACGAATCCTGATCGGCACCTACGCCCTGTCCGCCGGATACGTCGATGCCTACTACAAAAAGGCGCAGCAGGTGCGCACCCTGATCCGGCGGGACTTTGATGCTGCCTTCAAGAGTGTGGATGTGCTGCTCACGCCAACAGCGCCCTCCACGGCCTTCAAGGCTGGCGCCCACGCCGACGACCCTCTGGCGATGTATCTCGCTGACCTGCTGACGATTCCGGTCAACCTGGCTGGACTCCCGGCCATCAGTGTTCCCTGTGGATTCAGTGCGGCGGGTCTGCCCATCGGGATGCAACTGATTGGCAATGTTTTGGATGAACCGCGTCTGCTTCAGGTGGCCCATCAGTACGAGCAGGCTGCGCAGGTGTTTGCATCACGCCCGGAAGCTGCGCTGGTTCCCTGA